One window from the genome of Rhodopirellula halodulae encodes:
- the ribD gene encoding bifunctional diaminohydroxyphosphoribosylaminopyrimidine deaminase/5-amino-6-(5-phosphoribosylamino)uracil reductase RibD translates to MPDTPASESNDPASGNPLTTDPANQGHSAEDSRWMALAIEIAARGRGKVEPNPMVGCVLVRDSQCIATGFHGRYGGPHAEAEALANCEDARGATAYVSLEPCCHHGKTPPCADALIRHGITRVVISVIDPFDQVDGGGIQRLRDAGIEVVTGVLKAEGEDLLASYLKRVRTGMPWVIAKWAMSLDGRIATKTGESKWITGPEARGAVHELRSSVDAIAVGMGTVIADNPLLTVRLNEFAKIQAATNTPSVASHDATGQPELVRLVYSRKRLPDLGSRLVQTASETATWLIAGPRIETADLARLADHDVETWQCDSDDPSELVLQSLRWLGSNNNPRGLAMTHLMVEGGSQLLGSFAAAYQIDEVHAFIAGKCIGGKEAPGPLGDPGVTALADATSLRLSQLDSFGNDVRLIYRR, encoded by the coding sequence ATGCCGGACACCCCTGCTTCTGAATCAAACGATCCCGCCAGCGGCAACCCGTTGACGACTGATCCTGCTAACCAAGGCCATTCAGCGGAAGACTCCCGTTGGATGGCCTTGGCCATAGAAATCGCGGCTCGTGGTCGTGGCAAAGTCGAGCCCAATCCAATGGTGGGATGCGTTCTCGTCCGCGATTCCCAATGTATCGCGACGGGCTTTCACGGCCGATATGGCGGCCCCCACGCGGAGGCCGAGGCACTCGCCAACTGCGAGGACGCTCGCGGAGCCACCGCGTATGTTTCGCTGGAACCATGTTGCCATCACGGGAAAACGCCACCCTGCGCCGATGCCTTGATCCGCCACGGAATTACTCGCGTGGTGATCTCCGTCATTGACCCTTTTGATCAAGTCGATGGCGGTGGCATTCAGCGACTCCGCGATGCCGGCATCGAAGTCGTCACCGGCGTCTTGAAAGCTGAAGGCGAAGACCTGCTTGCGTCTTACCTCAAGCGAGTCCGAACGGGGATGCCTTGGGTAATCGCGAAATGGGCCATGAGTTTGGATGGACGGATCGCGACCAAGACGGGTGAAAGCAAATGGATCACCGGTCCCGAGGCACGAGGTGCGGTGCACGAACTGCGTTCATCTGTTGATGCGATCGCCGTCGGCATGGGTACCGTGATCGCCGACAATCCGTTGCTGACCGTCCGATTGAACGAGTTCGCAAAGATCCAGGCCGCCACAAACACGCCTTCGGTCGCCTCCCATGACGCGACGGGCCAACCTGAACTGGTCCGATTGGTCTATTCGCGAAAACGGCTTCCTGATCTGGGCAGCCGCCTGGTGCAAACCGCATCAGAAACTGCCACGTGGCTCATCGCCGGCCCGCGAATCGAGACCGCTGACCTAGCTCGACTCGCTGATCACGATGTGGAAACTTGGCAATGCGACAGCGACGACCCAAGTGAATTGGTGCTGCAATCCCTGCGATGGCTGGGCAGCAACAACAATCCCCGTGGTTTAGCGATGACCCACCTGATGGTCGAAGGCGGAAGCCAACTATTAGGCAGCTTCGCAGCCGCGTACCAAATTGATGAAGTCCATGCGTTCATCGCTGGCAAATGCATTGGCGGAAAAGAGGCGCCCGGACCGCTCGGTGATCCGGGCGTTACCGCGTTGGCCGATGCGACGTCGCTGCGATTGAGCCAGCTTGACTCGTTTGGCAACGACGTGCGTTTGATTTATCGACGCTGA
- a CDS encoding tetratricopeptide repeat protein encodes MIDGGQLVPALDQLGTILDQHPDAAWALAIRGRLFMDLREYSSLEENAERFRRLQPSNPLALTQSAAAALFRQDLSAATELILEALTESGQTVDSFVLDVASLLAYALAGNGILLTSRVYATLAMVSTGYEDSRMAASVLQQINGDPGVNQLAKAVPELISPPENADWVERYDEAALLLSNNKVVLAQTKFESLQRSAPLQPAVLSGLLNCAIWRGDHAAQADLLVKLSQCEDLSDDTRARYLALAQIASPDADGLMVQHLELTADVEAIDEYQMSMIANSRFEELPAEALEQFKREGDVAPRAAFQILDKNSLNADDEVTTDNIPVGMAAVFLFGKETDRSARLQVVGLPIHNQSKVEELLGEVAPNLNWSTGEEGQIPLAVTATPQIGGLRAEHYENLDSVVHQLVQQRVPETLANTPVGLLGGVSLKDAAGDDSKKLERAAMVRFIEGEDNLIARDETLIDRLLEIANLPKRETIAVSNEELEEIPGYDLDRIDPSNLDAENLIYLIQRAQQISATTIGRKAANALLQQDTESVGEGRFIGSKLIAYSFLMQRATSSDDAVAYLDQAKAYAAENKLSDASLLLAELGLRLRRQEIEQFQNTVQTIVSKHSDNPEVMGRLQQILAQLGLINPDGSPRNQPGPAPAAAPSAGGIWTPDGESAAAPAAPPAAGGDASGGSKLWVPGMD; translated from the coding sequence ATGATCGACGGGGGCCAACTCGTCCCCGCGCTGGACCAACTGGGCACCATCCTGGACCAACACCCCGATGCGGCCTGGGCTCTTGCGATTCGCGGACGTTTGTTCATGGATCTGCGGGAATACTCGTCGCTGGAAGAGAACGCCGAACGATTCCGCCGCCTGCAACCTTCCAACCCGTTGGCCCTGACTCAAAGTGCCGCCGCGGCGTTGTTCCGCCAAGACCTTTCGGCGGCGACTGAATTGATCTTGGAAGCGTTGACCGAGAGTGGGCAAACCGTTGATTCGTTCGTTTTGGACGTGGCGTCTTTGTTGGCGTACGCCTTGGCAGGCAACGGAATTTTGCTGACCTCGCGCGTTTACGCGACTTTGGCGATGGTCTCCACCGGCTATGAAGACAGCCGAATGGCGGCCAGCGTGCTGCAGCAAATCAATGGCGACCCCGGTGTGAACCAGTTGGCCAAAGCGGTCCCGGAACTGATTTCCCCGCCGGAAAATGCGGACTGGGTGGAACGTTACGACGAAGCGGCCTTGTTGTTGTCCAACAACAAAGTGGTGCTTGCTCAGACCAAATTCGAATCCCTGCAACGATCAGCACCTTTGCAACCTGCCGTGCTGTCAGGGCTTCTGAACTGTGCCATCTGGCGAGGCGACCACGCGGCTCAAGCTGATTTGCTCGTTAAACTTTCGCAGTGCGAAGACCTGTCCGACGACACGCGGGCTCGCTACCTAGCACTCGCACAAATCGCCAGCCCCGACGCCGACGGGCTGATGGTCCAGCACTTGGAACTGACCGCTGATGTCGAAGCCATCGACGAATACCAAATGTCGATGATCGCGAATTCGCGATTTGAAGAGCTTCCCGCCGAAGCCCTCGAACAATTCAAACGCGAAGGCGACGTGGCCCCTCGAGCCGCCTTCCAGATTCTCGACAAGAACAGCCTGAACGCGGACGACGAAGTCACCACGGACAACATTCCCGTTGGAATGGCAGCCGTCTTCCTGTTCGGCAAAGAAACGGATCGCTCCGCTCGACTGCAAGTGGTTGGCCTCCCCATCCACAATCAATCCAAGGTCGAGGAACTGCTCGGCGAAGTCGCACCGAATCTGAACTGGAGCACTGGCGAGGAAGGACAAATTCCGTTGGCCGTGACCGCCACGCCGCAGATCGGTGGCTTGCGAGCGGAACACTACGAAAATCTGGATTCAGTGGTGCACCAACTCGTCCAACAACGAGTCCCGGAAACGTTGGCAAACACTCCCGTTGGCCTGCTCGGTGGCGTATCGCTGAAGGACGCTGCGGGCGACGATTCGAAGAAGCTAGAACGCGCCGCGATGGTCCGCTTCATTGAGGGCGAGGACAACCTCATCGCACGTGACGAAACTCTGATCGATCGTCTGTTGGAAATCGCCAATTTGCCAAAGCGGGAAACGATCGCAGTCAGCAACGAAGAGCTGGAAGAGATCCCCGGATACGACCTGGATCGAATTGATCCGAGCAATCTGGACGCCGAAAACCTCATTTACCTCATCCAGCGTGCCCAACAAATTTCGGCCACCACGATTGGCCGTAAAGCCGCCAATGCGTTGCTTCAGCAAGACACCGAGTCGGTTGGCGAAGGCCGCTTCATCGGTTCGAAGCTGATTGCTTATTCGTTCTTGATGCAACGTGCGACGTCTTCCGACGATGCGGTCGCCTATCTCGACCAAGCCAAAGCGTACGCTGCGGAAAACAAGCTTTCGGACGCGTCGCTGTTGCTGGCTGAACTTGGACTTCGCTTGCGTCGACAAGAGATTGAGCAATTCCAAAACACCGTGCAGACGATCGTCAGCAAGCACAGCGACAATCCTGAAGTGATGGGACGCCTGCAACAAATCCTGGCACAACTCGGACTGATCAATCCCGATGGATCCCCCCGAAACCAGCCTGGTCCCGCTCCCGCAGCAGCTCCGTCGGCCGGCGGCATTTGGACGCCTGACGGAGAATCCGCGGCGGCCCCGGCAGCACCTCCCGCGGCGGGCGGCGATGCGTCTGGCGGCAGCAAATTGTGGGTCCCCGGAATGGATTGA
- a CDS encoding M28 family peptidase: MQRSRLPIPMQSRTSQKLVLHCHHESQWPFGKAASLLSVNLIALVLLPALLTSIGRANADEPSAPADELNESNFLTNVRKLTFEGRRAGEGYFSADGKRMVFQSERDAQNPFYQIFITDLETGDIQQVSPGFGKTTCAWIHPDGDRVLFASTHADERSKQLQEEELELRASGKERRYAWDYDPHYELYVADLNSIETGTTQGLTALTDAEGYDAEASFSPDGKQIVFASNRAAYTRELTPREREQFELDPAFMIDLYIMNADGSDVRRLTNEPGYDGGPFFSPDGERICWRRFAPNGATAEIFTMKTDGTDVRRLTNINAMSWAPYFHPSGEFLIFTTNRHGFANFELYLVRADGKGEPVRVTTTDGFDGLPVFLPDGKRLSWTTTRVIDSNGEVVLEDGSPKKGTSQIYIADFDVDLARRALGLDESDSNDEDVSLARSNVSATAPEFRPADVMRHVDYLTRPELGGRLTGTSGEKRATAYVAAYLESLGFVPAGNDGTFFHEFEFPAGSSLGDANELTIRTSSPGGNEGIIETKLSENWVPLSFSQTGDITKSEVVFAGYGLQIPGDEDNDEYDSYVHLDVTDKWVLVFRDLPQNISSEQRQRMARYGDPRRKATIARDMGARGILFVAGPNSQVQRDLIRFDNNTSQAQVSLAAISIDNDTATRLVRAGGKDLQQLQSQLDDGQMAMGQQLTGIEISASIEINRRTGSGRNIVARLPASDSAESNSAIQFPVVMVGAHIDHLGRGGGSNSLARADEENQVHVGADDNASGVAAMLEIAQYVADQRATGNLSLQRDLVVAAWSGEELGLFGSQAFVDDFGKLYPQAPIDEPSEDDIAIAHAHGMTPDAASLGEAIAVYLNLDMVGRLRDKLIVQGIGSSPGFEGEVQRRNVPVGVPLQLDRTSTRLPTDASAFVARNVPILSAFTGAHEDYHTPRDTPDKLNYDGNAKIARLFGLLTRGFLQSNQVPEFKLDEGQSTEEVPRARLTAYLGTIPDYAAGDVKGLKLSGVAADGPAETAGVRGGDVIVGLAGRKIEDIYDYTYAIEALKIGEAVEIVVNRDGAEVKLTITPGSRD; encoded by the coding sequence ATGCAACGCTCCCGCCTTCCCATCCCGATGCAATCTCGCACGTCGCAGAAACTTGTGTTGCATTGTCATCACGAGTCTCAATGGCCGTTTGGCAAAGCCGCTTCGTTGCTAAGCGTCAACCTGATCGCGTTGGTGTTGCTGCCGGCCCTGCTGACCAGCATCGGTCGAGCAAACGCCGACGAACCGTCCGCACCTGCCGATGAACTCAACGAATCAAATTTCCTGACCAACGTCCGCAAACTGACGTTCGAGGGACGCCGCGCGGGAGAAGGCTACTTCAGCGCCGATGGCAAACGAATGGTGTTCCAAAGCGAACGCGACGCGCAGAACCCTTTCTATCAGATCTTCATCACTGACTTGGAAACCGGCGACATCCAACAAGTCTCACCGGGCTTCGGCAAGACAACTTGCGCGTGGATTCATCCGGATGGCGATCGTGTCTTGTTCGCCAGCACGCACGCCGACGAAAGATCCAAACAACTTCAAGAGGAAGAGCTTGAGCTTCGAGCATCCGGAAAAGAGCGTCGCTACGCGTGGGACTACGACCCGCACTACGAGTTGTACGTCGCGGATCTGAATTCGATTGAAACGGGCACCACCCAAGGCTTGACCGCACTGACCGATGCGGAAGGCTACGACGCGGAAGCGAGCTTCAGTCCCGATGGAAAACAAATTGTTTTCGCGTCCAATCGTGCTGCTTACACACGAGAACTGACACCTCGTGAGCGGGAACAGTTCGAATTGGATCCAGCCTTCATGATTGACCTATACATCATGAACGCCGACGGTTCGGACGTGCGTCGTTTGACCAATGAACCCGGATACGATGGCGGACCGTTCTTTTCACCGGATGGGGAACGCATTTGCTGGCGTCGTTTCGCTCCCAATGGGGCCACCGCTGAAATCTTCACAATGAAGACGGACGGAACTGACGTTCGACGGTTGACCAACATCAACGCAATGAGCTGGGCCCCGTATTTTCATCCAAGCGGTGAGTTCCTGATCTTCACAACCAACCGACACGGTTTCGCGAATTTCGAGTTGTATCTGGTCCGAGCCGATGGGAAGGGTGAACCAGTTCGTGTCACCACCACAGACGGCTTTGATGGTTTGCCTGTCTTCCTTCCCGATGGCAAACGATTGTCCTGGACCACGACCCGCGTCATCGATAGCAACGGCGAAGTCGTGCTCGAAGATGGTTCGCCGAAGAAGGGTACGTCGCAGATCTACATCGCGGATTTCGACGTCGACTTGGCCCGGCGAGCATTGGGGCTAGACGAGTCGGACTCCAACGATGAAGACGTTTCGTTGGCACGTTCGAACGTTTCCGCAACGGCACCAGAATTTCGCCCCGCGGATGTGATGCGGCACGTCGACTACCTGACTCGTCCCGAACTAGGCGGCCGGTTGACGGGAACTTCTGGTGAAAAGAGAGCCACCGCCTACGTTGCGGCCTACCTTGAAAGCCTTGGTTTTGTTCCCGCTGGCAACGACGGCACATTCTTTCATGAATTTGAATTTCCCGCGGGCTCTTCGCTCGGCGATGCAAACGAACTGACGATCCGAACGAGTTCGCCTGGTGGGAATGAAGGCATCATCGAAACCAAACTCAGCGAAAACTGGGTGCCCTTGTCGTTTTCGCAAACCGGCGACATCACAAAGTCAGAGGTTGTCTTCGCAGGCTATGGTTTGCAGATCCCGGGGGATGAAGACAATGACGAATACGACAGCTACGTGCACTTGGATGTCACGGACAAATGGGTCCTGGTCTTCCGCGATCTGCCCCAAAACATTTCGTCTGAACAACGCCAACGGATGGCTCGGTATGGTGACCCAAGACGCAAGGCCACCATCGCACGTGACATGGGTGCCCGAGGGATACTGTTCGTCGCCGGTCCCAACAGCCAAGTGCAGCGGGACCTGATCCGCTTTGACAATAACACGTCGCAAGCGCAAGTCAGCCTGGCGGCCATTTCGATCGACAACGACACCGCCACTCGCTTGGTGCGAGCGGGCGGCAAAGATCTGCAACAATTGCAGTCGCAACTGGACGACGGCCAAATGGCAATGGGACAACAATTGACTGGCATCGAAATCAGTGCATCGATCGAGATCAATCGTCGTACCGGCAGCGGACGCAACATCGTGGCGCGATTGCCGGCATCTGACTCGGCCGAATCAAACTCAGCCATTCAATTTCCCGTGGTGATGGTCGGTGCCCACATCGATCACCTTGGACGCGGCGGCGGTAGCAACTCGCTGGCTCGCGCGGACGAAGAAAACCAAGTCCATGTTGGTGCGGATGACAACGCCAGCGGAGTCGCCGCGATGCTGGAGATCGCTCAGTACGTTGCCGATCAGCGTGCGACGGGCAACCTGTCTCTGCAACGCGATCTCGTCGTGGCAGCATGGAGCGGCGAAGAACTTGGGCTCTTTGGCTCGCAAGCCTTTGTCGATGACTTTGGCAAGCTCTATCCACAGGCTCCAATCGACGAACCCAGTGAGGACGATATCGCCATCGCCCATGCTCATGGCATGACACCGGATGCAGCGTCCCTCGGGGAAGCCATCGCGGTCTATCTCAACCTGGACATGGTGGGTCGTCTGCGAGACAAGTTGATTGTCCAGGGCATCGGTTCTTCACCTGGATTCGAAGGCGAGGTGCAGCGCCGCAATGTACCTGTCGGCGTTCCTTTGCAGCTCGACCGCACCAGCACTCGATTGCCCACCGATGCATCCGCGTTTGTCGCTCGCAACGTCCCCATCCTGTCCGCATTCACGGGCGCACACGAGGACTATCACACGCCACGCGATACGCCGGACAAGCTGAACTACGACGGCAATGCAAAGATCGCACGTCTGTTTGGTTTGCTGACTCGTGGATTCTTGCAGTCAAACCAAGTGCCGGAATTCAAACTTGATGAAGGTCAATCCACCGAAGAAGTCCCGCGGGCACGCCTCACGGCTTACCTGGGAACGATTCCCGACTACGCGGCCGGCGACGTCAAAGGATTGAAACTCAGCGGCGTCGCCGCGGATGGCCCAGCGGAAACCGCGGGTGTTCGAGGAGGTGATGTGATCGTTGGATTGGCCGGACGAAAAATCGAGGACATCTACGATTACACGTACGCGATTGAGGCCTTGAAGATTGGTGAGGCGGTCGAGATTGTGGTCAATCGTGATGGTGCGGAGGTGAAGCTCACAATCACTCCCGGCTCGCGAGACTAA
- a CDS encoding Mur ligase family protein — protein sequence MRHAIDQWLDQNKPGRTYRSSFHTTSETSLRAVKWNGGKGTSTESSSAIQTATQPKQTADANRQDFAIENRFACKDAATPPKRETPRSRLSGLLQRVRFFSGNDIEFTSIADSMDTCEPGQLLVYRLGEDCPVELISKALARGAAGILTEQVLPAPIPQAIVGDTTKALTEIRSKQTDRPDQKLITIGIVGSAGKTITSFLTASVLRDIPCRVAYQTGLGSSDSVLTEAGSSLANHGHALIDALSDAVDAGAAVSITELDSARLRSGSYDQIQFDIVLVTGRDAKNNDFGPSAVECAFELAAENGVLIVPAADSRLMRAANAVTETQPVELLTYGTDTNADVSIRTVSREDGVLTAMLRHESRAAVMESHLGNGHFAECLAAAAAVGVVTENSLPQIAESLSKLRELPGRFQSITTGDWETDQTNPTARLDVGGSAERVQFALEAARNDLNQTQAVSVPMTPSPHATTSSRSRRPQLWCVLAVSSADDEETLMQYGRLLETLPDHCVLTCAPADKADFLAISHKVLDGVQNVAAMRLVADPQRAIQWAHGEAGNQDLVLVVGGMDRSNPDRERHSIDEFSQTLIRCAENRHQAAAPASETPTLKVVGFPEGLPAEKNNAESDSCISDTPEDNDPPNLKLFDGT from the coding sequence ATGCGTCACGCGATTGACCAATGGTTGGACCAAAACAAACCAGGGCGGACATACCGTTCTTCGTTCCACACCACGTCGGAGACATCCCTGCGTGCGGTGAAGTGGAATGGCGGCAAGGGCACCTCCACCGAGTCCTCCTCTGCGATCCAAACCGCAACGCAACCGAAGCAAACCGCCGACGCGAATCGCCAAGACTTCGCGATTGAAAATCGATTTGCTTGCAAAGATGCGGCAACGCCACCCAAGCGTGAAACACCGCGTTCGCGACTGTCCGGATTGCTGCAACGGGTGCGATTCTTTTCCGGCAATGACATCGAGTTCACCTCCATTGCCGATTCAATGGACACCTGCGAACCGGGGCAACTGTTGGTTTATCGGCTCGGCGAAGATTGTCCCGTGGAGCTGATTTCCAAAGCCCTCGCTCGTGGCGCCGCAGGAATTTTGACCGAACAAGTGTTGCCGGCTCCGATCCCTCAAGCCATCGTCGGTGACACCACCAAAGCGCTCACCGAAATCCGTTCCAAGCAAACGGATCGTCCCGATCAAAAATTGATCACGATCGGCATCGTCGGTTCCGCCGGGAAGACAATCACATCGTTCTTGACCGCTTCGGTCCTGCGTGACATTCCCTGCCGAGTGGCGTATCAAACCGGACTCGGTTCCAGCGATTCGGTTCTGACCGAAGCGGGCAGCAGCTTGGCCAACCATGGACACGCTCTGATCGATGCGTTGTCCGATGCCGTGGACGCCGGCGCCGCCGTCAGCATCACCGAGCTGGACTCAGCCCGACTGAGAAGCGGATCGTACGATCAGATTCAGTTCGACATCGTTTTGGTGACCGGACGCGATGCGAAGAACAATGACTTTGGGCCCTCCGCCGTGGAATGTGCCTTTGAGCTGGCCGCCGAAAATGGAGTCTTGATCGTCCCGGCTGCCGACTCGCGATTGATGCGTGCGGCCAACGCTGTCACAGAAACTCAGCCCGTCGAATTGCTGACCTATGGCACGGACACGAACGCCGACGTGTCAATTCGAACGGTCTCACGCGAAGACGGTGTGTTGACCGCCATGCTGCGTCACGAATCGCGTGCGGCGGTGATGGAGTCGCACTTGGGCAACGGACACTTCGCGGAATGTTTGGCCGCAGCTGCCGCCGTCGGTGTTGTGACCGAAAACTCGCTGCCGCAAATCGCCGAGTCGCTAAGCAAACTTCGAGAGCTGCCCGGACGTTTCCAATCCATCACCACGGGCGATTGGGAAACGGACCAAACCAATCCAACAGCTCGCCTGGACGTGGGCGGCTCTGCGGAGCGAGTTCAGTTCGCATTGGAAGCCGCCCGCAACGATCTGAACCAAACCCAGGCGGTTTCGGTTCCCATGACACCTTCGCCTCACGCAACAACATCCTCCCGTTCGCGCCGACCACAACTGTGGTGTGTTCTCGCCGTCAGCTCCGCGGACGACGAAGAGACATTGATGCAATATGGACGCTTGTTGGAGACTCTGCCCGACCACTGCGTTTTGACCTGTGCCCCGGCGGACAAAGCGGACTTCCTAGCGATCAGCCACAAAGTTCTCGATGGAGTTCAAAACGTCGCCGCGATGCGTTTGGTGGCAGATCCGCAACGGGCCATTCAGTGGGCTCACGGCGAAGCCGGCAACCAAGACTTGGTGCTGGTCGTCGGCGGAATGGATCGCAGCAATCCTGACCGTGAACGACATTCAATTGACGAGTTTTCGCAGACGTTGATTCGCTGTGCAGAAAATCGTCACCAGGCCGCCGCCCCGGCGAGCGAGACTCCTACGCTCAAAGTGGTCGGTTTTCCGGAAGGCTTGCCCGCCGAGAAAAATAATGCTGAGTCTGACTCGTGCATCAGCGACACGCCGGAGGACAATGATCCTCCCAATTTGAAACTTTTTGACGGCACCTGA
- a CDS encoding hemerythrin domain-containing protein, giving the protein MSGQASSSRRLSVNAAFLQDIKNDNRDLKILMDRLAVLTQPREAAANHWSELIQLFTDLNDQLALHFGLEEAYGYFDQALDTDPEMSVAAETLRSQHAGLFEESRHLAEAAAHACTGETPTEGATPEVTTAQEKVLVRYDAFLKQFHEHEEAELKLILDALDEDLGVGD; this is encoded by the coding sequence ATGTCAGGCCAAGCAAGCAGTTCACGTCGTTTAAGTGTTAACGCCGCGTTTTTGCAGGACATCAAAAACGACAATCGCGATTTGAAAATTTTGATGGATCGTTTGGCGGTTTTGACACAGCCTCGAGAAGCGGCCGCCAATCACTGGTCAGAACTGATTCAATTGTTCACCGATTTGAATGATCAATTGGCACTGCATTTTGGTTTGGAAGAGGCCTACGGCTACTTTGACCAAGCTCTCGACACTGACCCAGAAATGTCGGTGGCAGCGGAGACGCTGCGCAGCCAACACGCAGGGCTGTTTGAAGAATCACGACACTTGGCCGAAGCCGCAGCACACGCGTGCACCGGAGAAACACCCACCGAAGGTGCCACGCCAGAAGTCACTACCGCTCAAGAAAAAGTGCTGGTGCGGTATGACGCGTTCCTGAAACAGTTTCACGAGCACGAAGAAGCCGAACTGAAGCTGATTTTGGACGCCTTGGATGAGGATTTGGGCGTTGGTGATTGA
- a CDS encoding polymorphic toxin-type HINT domain-containing protein, with the protein MKATRIRIRHFHRALGTLCCAAASVAIFGPLSSVNAAEPTWQQALVEASASGNVELRDRLLSGAAKDETTETLVNSLRGQLLNEAGQWVSIDESIEGNLQSEKLLEYEERRAGVKNTPREHWQMAQWCQAHRLASRARAHAQRTIDLQPNHVEAHRFLGHVQVGNEWVNGAEAAQRQKEIRESQKNLRAYQPRILGIAAKLDSTDERMKERALQQLNGIDSPRAVNAIVQQTVNGSDDFATAALDWLSDHSSPEASLGLARIAVFDSRRGLRSRAARTLKDRDPLTYVPEMLEWCRGSIDAEHRLIFDEGDRSFQVVRRQRREDVGGIKQLDSVTQMVAVPVTATATSPVASRDTVESVHTEAARDAATWKSEADQLNVQNQELQSRILAVVKEIDDQYRGNDAPEELRQWWADYRGYGDTGEPQLERRLVRNVAYRTVGNLAPIGSSPLVRTSGSFRQPEVREVSDSQPQSRTWAQKRAASTPDRATFGVYQRPPADCLVAGTLVWTDRGMKPVESLELGDQVLSCNVDSGKLSYQSVLRRTEREPEPLTKIQLSEESIIASDGHPFWVVGRGWTPTEHLVPGDSLHTASGMAVIETITPASTDKTYNLMIESNHSYFVGKSRVLSHDAEVKRTDDSAIPGLTL; encoded by the coding sequence ATGAAGGCGACGCGTATAAGAATCAGGCACTTCCATCGGGCTCTTGGGACATTGTGCTGTGCAGCGGCTTCGGTCGCAATCTTCGGCCCGCTGAGTTCAGTCAATGCTGCGGAACCGACTTGGCAGCAAGCATTGGTTGAGGCATCTGCGAGCGGAAATGTTGAGCTTCGTGATCGTTTGTTGTCGGGCGCCGCAAAGGACGAGACCACGGAAACACTCGTCAATTCGCTGCGGGGACAATTGCTCAATGAGGCCGGCCAATGGGTATCGATCGATGAGTCGATCGAGGGCAATCTTCAATCGGAGAAATTGCTCGAATACGAAGAGCGACGCGCGGGAGTGAAAAACACACCACGCGAACATTGGCAAATGGCTCAGTGGTGTCAGGCTCATCGTTTGGCCAGCCGGGCTCGTGCTCACGCTCAACGAACCATCGACTTGCAGCCAAACCATGTTGAAGCACACCGTTTCCTGGGGCATGTGCAAGTCGGCAATGAATGGGTCAACGGAGCTGAAGCAGCACAGCGCCAAAAAGAAATTCGCGAATCGCAAAAAAACTTGCGCGCGTACCAGCCAAGGATTCTTGGAATCGCGGCGAAGTTGGACTCGACCGATGAGCGGATGAAAGAACGTGCTTTGCAGCAGCTCAACGGCATTGATTCGCCGCGTGCAGTCAACGCAATTGTTCAACAAACAGTCAATGGCAGCGACGATTTCGCGACGGCTGCTCTGGATTGGCTGAGCGATCATTCGTCGCCGGAGGCATCGCTGGGTTTGGCTCGAATTGCCGTGTTCGATTCTCGCCGTGGCTTGCGCAGCCGGGCCGCCCGAACTTTGAAAGATCGAGACCCACTCACTTATGTTCCCGAGATGCTCGAATGGTGCCGGGGAAGCATTGACGCAGAGCATCGTTTGATCTTTGACGAGGGGGATCGGTCTTTCCAAGTGGTTCGTCGGCAGCGGCGTGAAGACGTGGGGGGCATCAAGCAATTGGACTCGGTCACTCAGATGGTCGCTGTGCCAGTCACCGCGACCGCGACGAGCCCCGTCGCATCACGCGACACGGTCGAAAGTGTCCACACAGAAGCTGCACGCGATGCAGCCACATGGAAGTCAGAAGCGGATCAGCTAAATGTGCAGAACCAGGAACTGCAGTCAAGAATTTTGGCAGTGGTGAAGGAAATCGATGATCAGTACCGAGGTAACGATGCTCCTGAGGAGTTGCGTCAGTGGTGGGCGGACTACCGCGGCTATGGCGATACCGGGGAGCCGCAGTTGGAGCGTCGTCTCGTTCGTAACGTGGCTTATCGAACGGTTGGCAATCTGGCTCCGATCGGATCGAGCCCGTTGGTTCGTACCAGTGGAAGCTTCAGACAGCCGGAAGTCCGCGAAGTGTCCGACAGTCAGCCTCAATCCAGGACTTGGGCGCAAAAACGTGCTGCCTCCACACCGGACCGGGCAACCTTCGGTGTCTATCAACGTCCCCCGGCGGATTGCTTGGTCGCGGGCACCCTGGTCTGGACCGACCGTGGAATGAAGCCGGTCGAGAGTTTGGAACTGGGAGATCAGGTTCTTAGCTGCAATGTCGATAGCGGAAAACTCAGCTATCAAAGTGTCCTAAGGCGAACGGAGCGTGAGCCGGAACCGTTGACGAAAATTCAGTTGTCAGAGGAATCGATCATTGCTTCCGATGGGCACCCATTTTGGGTCGTCGGACGAGGTTGGACTCCGACGGAGCATCTGGTGCCGGGAGATTCCCTTCACACCGCGTCTGGAATGGCTGTCATCGAGACGATTACGCCGGCGTCCACCGACAAGACCTACAATCTCATGATCGAGAGCAACCACAGCTACTTCGTCGGTAAATCGCGAGTTTTGTCGCACGATGCGGAGGTCAAACGAACGGATGATTCGGCAATTCCAGGTTTGACTTTGTAG